A single bacterium DNA region contains:
- a CDS encoding aminodeoxychorismate/anthranilate synthase component II, whose product MVLMIDNYDSFTYNLVQYLGELGAEVAVYRNDALTIAAIEELAPERIVISPGPGTPDDAGISKEVLAHFAGKVPLLGVCLGHQSMGEVFGGRVIRAPYLMHGKTSMIHHDGKGVFAGLPNPFEATRYHSLIVAREDLPACLEVSAWTEDGLIMGMRHRDIPAFEGVQFHPESILTAAGHDLLRNFLKMDVTAAV is encoded by the coding sequence TTGGTCCTGATGATCGACAACTACGACTCCTTCACCTACAACCTCGTGCAGTACCTGGGCGAGCTGGGGGCGGAGGTTGCGGTCTACCGCAATGACGCCTTGACGATCGCGGCGATCGAGGAGCTCGCCCCCGAGCGGATCGTGATCTCGCCGGGGCCCGGGACCCCGGACGACGCGGGGATCTCGAAGGAGGTGCTCGCGCACTTTGCGGGGAAGGTGCCGCTCCTGGGAGTCTGCCTGGGCCACCAGAGCATGGGCGAGGTCTTCGGGGGGAGGGTGATCCGAGCCCCCTACTTGATGCACGGTAAGACCTCCATGATCCACCACGATGGCAAGGGCGTTTTCGCGGGGCTGCCCAATCCCTTCGAGGCGACCCGCTATCACTCGCTGATCGTGGCGCGCGAGGATTTGCCCGCGTGCCTCGAGGTGTCGGCCTGGACTGAGGACGGCCTCATCATGGGGATGCGGCACCGGGATATCCCGGCCTTCGAGGGGGTACAGTTCCACCCGGAGTCGATCTTGACGGCAGCAGGGCATGACTTGCTGCGGAACTTCCTGAAGATGGATGTGACGGCGGCCGTCTAG
- the ilvC gene encoding ketol-acid reductoisomerase, with protein sequence MGVMHYDADLGPLEGRRIAVLGYGAQGHAHALNLRDSGFDVRVGLYEGSPSWARAEADGLRVMTAEAACAEADVIALMVPDERIPALFEAAIAPRLSAGKALVFAHGFAVQYGQIAPPADVDVILAAPMGQGNAVRRLFTEGGGMPCLVAVQQDASSKALPLALAYAKGLGAHRAGILETTFKEETETDLFAEQVVLVGGVNALIKASFETLVEAGYQPEVAYFCSLHELKAVIDVLQREGLAGQRRLISNTAEYGADRVGPRLIDAHVRQQMKAVLAEIQDGSFARAWIAESAKGCPSLVAERAAEDAHPIEEVGSRLRSMMPWLSGVKGT encoded by the coding sequence ATGGGTGTGATGCACTACGACGCAGACCTCGGCCCCCTTGAGGGGCGGCGGATCGCTGTGCTCGGCTATGGGGCCCAGGGGCATGCCCACGCCCTGAACCTGCGCGACAGCGGCTTCGATGTGCGGGTGGGCCTGTACGAGGGCTCGCCTTCCTGGGCGCGGGCCGAGGCCGATGGCCTGCGGGTGATGACGGCCGAAGCGGCCTGCGCCGAGGCCGACGTGATCGCCCTGATGGTGCCGGATGAGCGCATCCCGGCGCTGTTCGAGGCGGCGATCGCTCCGCGCCTCTCGGCGGGCAAGGCCCTCGTCTTCGCCCACGGCTTCGCCGTCCAGTACGGCCAGATCGCACCGCCCGCGGACGTGGACGTGATCCTGGCGGCGCCCATGGGGCAGGGCAACGCGGTGCGGCGCCTGTTCACCGAGGGCGGGGGCATGCCCTGCCTGGTGGCGGTGCAGCAGGATGCGAGCAGCAAGGCCCTGCCGCTCGCCCTGGCCTACGCCAAGGGTCTTGGTGCTCATCGGGCGGGGATCCTGGAGACGACCTTCAAGGAGGAGACCGAGACGGACCTCTTCGCGGAGCAGGTGGTGCTGGTCGGGGGCGTGAACGCGCTGATCAAGGCATCGTTCGAGACCCTGGTCGAAGCGGGCTATCAGCCCGAGGTCGCCTATTTCTGCTCGCTGCACGAGCTCAAGGCGGTGATCGACGTGCTGCAGCGCGAGGGCCTCGCGGGCCAGCGCCGCCTCATCTCGAATACGGCCGAGTACGGGGCCGACCGGGTGGGGCCGCGCCTGATCGATGCGCACGTTCGCCAACAGATGAAGGCCGTCCTGGCTGAGATTCAGGACGGGAGCTTCGCCCGGGCCTGGATCGCGGAGAGCGCCAAGGGCTGTCCCTCGCTGGTGGCCGAGAGAGCGGCCGAGGACGCGCATCCCATCGAAGAGGTCGGCTCGCGCCTGCGGTCGATGATGCCATGGCTATCGGGGGTAAAAGGAACCTAG
- a CDS encoding response regulator transcription factor — MSAKILVVEDEPNLRKLLEVIIGKEGYEVTAVGNGEEAWDAINRKTPDLVLTDVMMAKMDGIELCRLIRSQTQFNQVPILMLTAKDEQLDKYQGFREGADDYLTKPFDPVELVFRIQAHLRRAASGTKPSAEALQIGILRLDRRNYQAQVSDRAVQLTKSEFSILGHLMTHADEVVSAEQLLVEALAYPPNVGNSEIVRTHIRNIRQKIEMDPGNPQIILTVARHGYTIKSA, encoded by the coding sequence GTGAGTGCAAAAATCCTGGTCGTCGAAGACGAGCCCAACCTCCGCAAGCTGCTGGAGGTGATCATCGGCAAGGAGGGCTACGAGGTCACCGCCGTGGGCAACGGCGAGGAGGCCTGGGATGCCATCAACCGCAAGACTCCCGATCTGGTCCTGACCGACGTGATGATGGCCAAGATGGACGGCATCGAGCTGTGCCGCCTCATCCGTTCGCAGACTCAGTTCAACCAGGTGCCCATCCTGATGCTGACGGCCAAGGACGAGCAGCTCGACAAGTACCAGGGCTTCCGCGAGGGGGCCGATGATTACCTGACCAAGCCGTTCGATCCGGTCGAGCTGGTCTTCCGCATCCAGGCGCACCTGCGGCGCGCGGCCTCGGGCACGAAGCCTTCTGCCGAGGCTTTGCAGATCGGGATTCTGAGGCTCGATCGCCGCAACTACCAGGCGCAGGTGAGCGATCGCGCCGTTCAGCTGACCAAGAGCGAGTTCTCCATCCTGGGTCACCTGATGACCCATGCGGACGAGGTGGTCTCGGCCGAACAACTGCTGGTCGAGGCGCTGGCCTACCCGCCCAACGTGGGGAACTCGGAGATCGTGCGCACCCACATCCGCAACATCCGGCAGAAGATCGAGATGGATCCCGGCAATCCGCAGATCATCCTGACGGTGGCGCGGCATGGGTATACCATCAAGAGCGCGTAA
- the ettA gene encoding energy-dependent translational throttle protein EttA, with protein MAAYQYVYTMYRLTKVVPPNNREVLKDITLSFLPGAKIGVLGMNGAGKSTLMRIMAGVDTNFQGEARLADGATVGYLSQEPELDPNKTVRENVEDGMARARDLLKRFEELSANYSDETADEFARVQDEIDAIDAWSLDNQIEVAMEALRVPDGEADVTKLSGGERRRVALCRLLLSAPDLLLLDEPTNHLDAESVAWLEQHLAEYKGTVVAVTHDRYFLDNVAGWILELDRGQGIPWEGNYSSWLEQKEKRLALEEKQESARRKNLERELEWIRQSPRARQAKSKARIQNYEALVAEQGADKIEGMEIHIPAAKRLGNVVVEAKGLTKAYGDKLLFDNLDFELPPGGIVGVIGANGAGKTTLMRMIVGQEQPDTGTMRVGETVELGYVDQSRDALDAEKSIWEEISGGEEKLKVGTREVASRAYVASFNFKGSDQQKKVGVLSGGERNRVHMAKLLRRGANVLLLDEPTNDLDVNTLRALEEALLNFAGCAVVVSHDRWFLDRIATHILAFEGDSQVVFFSGNYEEYEADKKRRLGADAAQPKRIKYKPLVRS; from the coding sequence GTGGCTGCGTACCAATACGTCTACACCATGTACCGCCTCACCAAGGTGGTGCCCCCCAACAACCGCGAGGTGCTCAAGGACATCACCCTGTCCTTCCTGCCGGGCGCCAAGATCGGCGTGCTCGGTATGAACGGCGCCGGTAAGTCCACCCTCATGCGCATCATGGCCGGGGTCGACACCAACTTCCAGGGCGAGGCCCGCCTCGCCGACGGCGCCACCGTCGGCTACCTGTCCCAGGAGCCCGAGCTCGACCCCAACAAGACCGTCCGCGAGAACGTCGAGGACGGCATGGCCCGCGCCCGCGATCTGCTGAAGCGCTTCGAAGAGCTCTCGGCCAACTACTCGGACGAGACCGCCGACGAGTTCGCCCGGGTCCAGGACGAGATCGACGCCATCGACGCCTGGAGCCTCGACAACCAGATCGAGGTCGCCATGGAGGCCCTGCGCGTGCCGGACGGCGAAGCCGACGTCACCAAGCTCTCGGGCGGTGAGCGCCGCCGCGTGGCCCTGTGCCGCCTCCTGCTCTCGGCTCCCGACCTGCTCCTCTTGGACGAGCCCACCAACCACCTGGACGCCGAGTCCGTCGCATGGCTCGAGCAGCACCTGGCCGAGTACAAGGGCACCGTCGTGGCCGTCACCCACGACCGTTACTTCCTCGACAACGTCGCCGGCTGGATCCTCGAGCTCGACCGCGGCCAGGGCATTCCCTGGGAAGGCAACTACTCGTCCTGGCTCGAGCAGAAGGAAAAGCGCCTCGCCCTCGAAGAGAAGCAGGAGAGCGCCCGCCGCAAGAACCTCGAGCGCGAGCTGGAGTGGATCCGTCAGTCCCCCCGCGCCCGCCAGGCCAAGAGCAAGGCCCGCATCCAGAACTATGAAGCCCTGGTCGCCGAGCAGGGCGCCGACAAGATCGAAGGCATGGAGATCCACATCCCCGCGGCCAAGCGTCTCGGCAACGTGGTCGTCGAAGCCAAGGGCCTGACCAAGGCCTACGGCGACAAGCTCCTCTTCGACAACCTCGACTTCGAGCTGCCCCCCGGCGGCATCGTGGGCGTCATCGGGGCCAACGGCGCCGGTAAGACCACCCTCATGCGCATGATCGTCGGCCAGGAGCAGCCCGACACCGGCACCATGCGCGTCGGTGAAACCGTCGAGCTCGGCTACGTGGACCAGAGCCGCGACGCCCTCGACGCCGAGAAGAGCATCTGGGAAGAGATCTCGGGCGGCGAAGAGAAGCTCAAGGTCGGCACCCGCGAGGTCGCCTCGCGCGCCTACGTGGCGAGCTTCAACTTCAAGGGCTCCGACCAGCAGAAGAAGGTCGGCGTGCTCTCGGGCGGTGAGCGCAACCGCGTCCACATGGCCAAGCTGCTGCGCCGCGGCGCCAACGTCCTGCTCTTGGACGAGCCGACCAACGACCTGGACGTCAACACCCTGCGCGCCCTGGAAGAAGCGCTCCTGAACTTCGCCGGCTGCGCCGTGGTCGTCAGCCACGACCGCTGGTTCCTGGACCGCATCGCCACCCACATCCTCGCCTTCGAGGGCGACAGCCAGGTGGTCTTCTTCTCGGGCAACTACGAGGAATACGAGGCGGACAAGAAGCGCCGTCTGGGCGCTGACGCCGCCCAGCCCAAGCGCATCAAGTACAAGCCCCTGGTCCGCTCGTAA
- a CDS encoding ATP-grasp domain-containing protein, with amino-acid sequence MSNHPLTFLCVMAATKGLYAEPFLRQAKELGCRILVLTNAKALVYDWPRELIDELYAVKDIFDPVDVLNTVSYVARHEQIDRIVGLGEYDIEIASALREHLRLPGMGLSTSHYFRDKLAMRKRAQALGIPVPEFVHVLNYQAVGEFMHRVPGPWVLKPRTGASSLGIKKIDHPETLWRILDTLGDQQSHHLLEQFVPGEVFHVDSIVDQRQVQFAQAHRYGTPILELHTTGGVYTTRSLERGTPDEVALQAINRQVIEGLGLVEGVTHIEYIKSAADGRFYFLEASARVGAGMIEDIVEATSGLNLWKEWAKIEIAQHREPYRMPKPRQDYAGVAICMTTIEHPDVSGYAAPGVRALEPKPYHAGVLIQSHDPREVEAKIQQYARRLEHDFLAPAHA; translated from the coding sequence ATGTCGAACCATCCCCTCACCTTCCTCTGTGTCATGGCCGCGACCAAGGGCCTGTACGCCGAGCCCTTCTTGAGGCAAGCCAAGGAGCTGGGCTGCCGTATCCTGGTCCTGACCAACGCCAAGGCCCTCGTCTACGACTGGCCGCGCGAGCTCATCGACGAGCTCTACGCCGTCAAGGACATCTTCGACCCTGTCGACGTCCTCAACACGGTCAGCTACGTCGCCCGCCACGAGCAGATCGACCGCATCGTCGGCCTGGGCGAGTACGACATCGAGATCGCCTCGGCCCTGCGCGAGCACCTGCGCCTGCCCGGCATGGGCCTGAGCACCTCGCACTACTTCCGCGACAAGCTCGCCATGCGCAAGCGCGCCCAGGCCCTCGGCATCCCCGTGCCGGAGTTCGTCCATGTCCTCAACTACCAGGCGGTGGGCGAGTTCATGCACCGCGTGCCCGGCCCCTGGGTGCTCAAGCCCCGCACCGGCGCCTCGTCGCTCGGCATCAAGAAGATCGACCACCCCGAGACCCTCTGGCGGATCCTCGACACCCTGGGCGACCAGCAGTCGCACCACCTGCTCGAGCAGTTCGTGCCGGGCGAGGTCTTCCACGTGGACTCGATCGTCGACCAGCGCCAGGTGCAGTTCGCCCAGGCCCACCGCTACGGCACCCCCATCCTGGAGCTGCACACCACGGGCGGGGTCTACACCACCCGGAGCCTCGAGCGCGGCACCCCGGACGAGGTGGCCCTCCAGGCGATCAACCGCCAGGTCATCGAGGGCCTCGGCCTGGTCGAGGGTGTCACCCACATCGAGTACATCAAGAGCGCGGCGGATGGTCGCTTCTACTTCCTCGAAGCCAGCGCCCGGGTCGGCGCCGGCATGATCGAGGACATCGTCGAAGCCACGAGCGGCCTCAACCTCTGGAAGGAATGGGCAAAAATCGAGATCGCCCAGCACCGGGAGCCCTACCGCATGCCCAAGCCCAGGCAAGACTACGCCGGGGTGGCCATCTGCATGACCACCATCGAGCACCCCGACGTCTCGGGCTACGCCGCACCGGGCGTCCGTGCCCTGGAGCCCAAGCCCTACCACGCCGGCGTCCTCATCCAGTCCCACGATCCCCGCGAAGTCGAGGCCAAGATCCAGCAATACGCCCGGCGCCTGGAGCACGACTTCCTCGCCCCCGCCCACGCCTAA
- a CDS encoding NifU family protein has product MKVMKIEPTPNPNAVKMTLDGKVIAMGSRSFESASEAEGHALAKSLFQMPEIKAVFFMPTFVTVTKDPEAEWGPLAEQVKGAIEAYAPEASAPVQVAAAASPEDAMLRKIEEVMDTRVRPALAGDGGGLEIVGYENYVLTIRYQGACGTCPSSISGTLRAIEHMLRVDVDPALSVVSAQ; this is encoded by the coding sequence ATGAAAGTCATGAAGATAGAGCCGACCCCCAACCCCAACGCCGTGAAGATGACGCTCGACGGCAAGGTGATCGCGATGGGGTCGCGATCGTTCGAGAGCGCGAGCGAGGCCGAGGGCCACGCCCTGGCGAAGTCCCTCTTCCAGATGCCCGAAATCAAGGCGGTGTTCTTCATGCCGACCTTCGTGACCGTGACCAAGGACCCCGAGGCCGAGTGGGGCCCGCTGGCCGAGCAGGTCAAGGGTGCCATCGAGGCCTACGCGCCGGAAGCCTCGGCGCCCGTGCAGGTCGCGGCGGCTGCTTCGCCCGAGGATGCGATGCTCCGCAAGATCGAGGAAGTCATGGACACGCGTGTTCGGCCGGCGCTCGCCGGTGACGGCGGTGGCCTCGAGATCGTGGGCTACGAGAACTACGTGCTGACCATCCGCTACCAGGGCGCCTGTGGGACCTGCCCGAGCTCGATCTCGGGGACCCTGCGCGCTATCGAGCACATGCTGCGGGTGGACGTGGACCCTGCGCTGAGCGTGGTCTCGGCCCAGTAG
- a CDS encoding NAD-dependent epimerase/dehydratase family protein, with protein MSSLRILVTGGAGFVGSHSAERLAKAGHEVVAFDNLSTGKRENLLGLDIPLIEGDVRDYEALSRVLSGGFDAVLHLAAVVSVPLSVQDPIGSHETNAKGTLHVLEACRRHGVNRVVYASSAAIYGDQVPPLSEALRSEGLSPYAAQKYANEVDAGVYARLFGLETIGLRYFNIFGPRQDPKSPYSGVLSIFVDALKNGQAPTIFGDGGQTRDFVYVGDIAQANQRALEAPSSLSGEVFNVGTGTQTSVLEAYGAIAKALGLDLTPRFGPPREGDILHSGANIEKITRLLAYRPEMSFAEGIRHTVSSLVPAL; from the coding sequence ATGTCTTCCCTTCGGATCCTCGTCACCGGCGGCGCCGGCTTCGTCGGCTCTCACTCCGCCGAACGGCTCGCCAAGGCGGGTCATGAGGTCGTGGCCTTCGACAACCTCTCGACCGGCAAGCGCGAAAATCTGCTCGGCCTCGACATTCCCCTCATCGAGGGCGACGTACGCGATTACGAAGCGCTGAGCCGCGTTCTGTCCGGCGGGTTCGACGCGGTCCTCCACCTGGCCGCGGTCGTCTCGGTACCTCTCTCGGTCCAAGATCCCATCGGCAGCCATGAAACCAATGCCAAGGGCACGCTACATGTGCTCGAGGCCTGCCGCCGTCACGGGGTGAACCGGGTCGTATACGCCAGCTCCGCCGCCATCTACGGCGATCAGGTGCCGCCTCTGAGCGAGGCCCTGCGCTCCGAGGGCCTCTCGCCCTACGCCGCCCAGAAGTACGCCAACGAGGTAGATGCCGGCGTCTACGCCAGGCTCTTTGGCCTCGAGACCATCGGGCTGCGCTACTTCAACATCTTCGGCCCCCGCCAAGATCCCAAGTCGCCCTACTCCGGCGTGCTCTCGATCTTCGTCGACGCCCTCAAGAACGGCCAGGCCCCGACCATCTTCGGCGACGGCGGCCAGACCCGCGACTTCGTGTACGTCGGGGACATCGCTCAGGCGAACCAGCGCGCCCTCGAAGCCCCTTCGAGCCTCTCCGGCGAAGTCTTCAACGTGGGGACCGGCACGCAAACGAGCGTGCTGGAGGCGTACGGGGCGATCGCAAAAGCCCTGGGCCTCGACCTCACACCTCGCTTCGGCCCGCCCCGCGAAGGCGACATCCTGCATTCGGGTGCCAACATCGAGAAGATCACCCGCTTGCTCGCCTACCGCCCCGAAATGTCCTTCGCCGAGGGGATCCGGCATACCGTCTCCTCCCTGGTTCCCGCCCTTTAA
- a CDS encoding sugar kinase: MSNITIVGSVALDSVRTPRGEVIEALGGSATHASMSASFFSPVNLVGVVGTDFPEEHVELFRSRRVNVEGLQRVEGKTFRWKGFYDEDLNTAHTLMTDLNVFADFQPKLPQTYAQSEYLFLGNIDPELQSLVLDQMERPKLVVCDTMNFWITSKRAALIETLKRVDIALLNEGEARQLCETNNLLKAAKRVLELGPKAVIIKKGEDGAMLVQDNGHIFISPTYPIEEVSDPTGAGDSFAGGFLGYLAYTDDLSNENLRRAIILGSVMASYNVEEFSCDRLRTVTHEEILKRYNVLRKMSGFEKLGDTFVPTVVA, encoded by the coding sequence ATGAGTAACATCACCATCGTCGGATCGGTCGCGCTGGATTCGGTCCGGACGCCTCGCGGAGAAGTGATCGAGGCGCTCGGCGGATCCGCCACCCACGCCTCCATGTCGGCGAGCTTCTTCTCGCCCGTCAACCTCGTGGGTGTGGTCGGTACCGACTTCCCCGAGGAGCACGTCGAGCTGTTCCGCAGCCGCCGCGTCAACGTCGAGGGCCTGCAGCGGGTCGAAGGCAAGACCTTCCGCTGGAAGGGGTTCTACGATGAGGACCTCAACACGGCGCACACCCTCATGACGGACCTCAACGTCTTCGCGGACTTCCAGCCCAAGCTCCCCCAGACCTACGCCCAGAGCGAGTACCTCTTCCTGGGCAACATCGATCCCGAGCTCCAGAGCCTGGTGCTCGACCAGATGGAGCGCCCCAAGCTCGTGGTCTGCGATACCATGAACTTCTGGATCACGAGCAAGCGCGCGGCGCTGATCGAGACCCTCAAGCGGGTCGACATCGCCCTGCTCAACGAGGGCGAGGCGCGCCAGCTCTGCGAGACCAACAACCTCCTCAAGGCCGCCAAGCGTGTCCTCGAGCTCGGTCCCAAGGCCGTCATCATCAAGAAGGGCGAGGACGGCGCCATGCTCGTCCAGGACAACGGCCACATCTTCATCTCGCCCACCTACCCCATCGAGGAGGTCTCGGACCCCACCGGCGCCGGCGACAGCTTCGCGGGCGGCTTCCTGGGCTACCTGGCCTACACCGATGACCTGTCGAACGAGAATCTGCGCCGCGCCATCATCCTGGGCAGCGTCATGGCTTCGTACAACGTCGAGGAGTTCAGCTGCGACCGGCTGCGCACCGTGACCCACGAGGAGATCCTCAAGCGCTACAACGTTCTGCGCAAGATGAGCGGCTTCGAGAAGCTGGGCGACACCTTCGTCCCGACCGTGGTCGCGTAG
- a CDS encoding YjbH domain-containing protein → MRMMMCAWCLSVLLLPMLATAAGAASLNLGGGTGLVKTPTALTLEDGEFALGFSWIGGTRGYLFRPKTNRHYFASMALLPGLELTLDQLQVVGWYPGDAPGVAYGFHRMWNVKYRLPLPANWPRVAVGAQDPIGANFLSRGAIGKTDYGLNTFYGVVSQPFGPLSLHMGYGDSPRFIKGVFGGVDWEVGAGLNLKLEYDSDEWNAGMSWRPVSWLTVQAARLFPDDWGFLGVLSWSL, encoded by the coding sequence ATGCGAATGATGATGTGTGCGTGGTGCCTGAGCGTCCTCTTACTCCCGATGTTGGCGACAGCCGCCGGTGCGGCGTCGCTCAACCTGGGCGGGGGGACCGGCCTCGTCAAGACGCCGACCGCTTTGACCCTCGAAGACGGAGAGTTCGCACTCGGCTTCAGCTGGATCGGCGGGACGCGGGGCTACCTTTTTCGACCCAAGACAAACCGCCATTACTTCGCCTCCATGGCCCTGCTGCCGGGCCTCGAGCTGACGCTCGACCAGCTGCAGGTGGTGGGCTGGTATCCGGGGGATGCGCCCGGGGTCGCCTACGGCTTCCACCGTATGTGGAACGTGAAGTACCGCCTGCCGTTGCCCGCGAACTGGCCCCGGGTGGCCGTGGGGGCTCAGGATCCTATCGGAGCCAACTTCTTGTCGCGTGGGGCCATCGGCAAGACCGACTATGGCCTGAACACCTTCTATGGAGTCGTGAGCCAGCCCTTCGGCCCACTCTCACTGCACATGGGCTATGGCGACAGCCCCCGCTTCATCAAGGGCGTGTTCGGCGGCGTCGACTGGGAAGTCGGCGCTGGCCTCAATCTCAAGCTCGAGTACGACAGCGACGAATGGAACGCCGGCATGAGCTGGCGGCCGGTGAGCTGGCTCACCGTGCAGGCCGCACGGCTTTTCCCGGATGACTGGGGCTTCCTCGGCGTCCTCTCGTGGTCGCTTTGA